The DNA sequence CAGTCAAGCAGATCGAAAAATTGATCTCATCTGCACTCACCCGAATTAGAGCTGCAGTTCAAGAACAGGAAAGCAAGGATTAACAGTGATGACCCGTAAAGCAGATAAGCTATCCTCCCGTCAGGCCGATCAAATGGTTGCGAGATTGTTCTCCGGAGAGGTGAGTGAGGAAGACATACAGCGTGTGGAATCCTGGCGTTCTGCCAACCAGGAAAACCAGCAGGAGTTCATGGACTCATTGCATTTGCATGCCCGAATGGAAGGTTTAAGCAATCACCCTGATATCTGTGCTATTGCTGCACCAATCGAAAATGACCTGGCAAGCAAGAGCGCTAAAGAAAGCCGTCGCTGGCCGAGGTTGTCGATGGTTGCTGGTTTATTATTGATTGTCACAGCAGGATTGAATTTTCTCTGGAGTGAATTTCAGAGCCCACATTCGAATTCTTCTTTTCAGCGCTATGTCACTCGTGTAGGTGAGCAAAAAACCATCGAACTTAAAGATGGCAGTTTAATTACCCTTAATACCGCAACTCGTCTCCTTGTAGAAATTACTGATGATCAACGGCAAGTCATACTTGAATGGGGCGAGGCATTTTTCGATGTTGCATCTGATCCAGAGCGACCATTCATTGTAAATGTCGACTCACGAACAGTAAGTGTACTGGGGACTCAATTTAATCTCATGAAAGAGCAAGATAAATTCACTCTCGCTGTGCTGGAGGGTGAGGTTGCTATTCACCATAAAACGGAAAAACCAGACACGACTTCTCCATTGCTTGCAGCTGAAGCAGGTGAAGCCGTAAAGCGTCACTCTTCAACACAGTATCGAGTTAAAGCGGGTGTCGTAACCGAATATCAGTTTGACGATAACCTTATCTCAGCTCATCACCCTGACAATCTGGAGGGGTACGTGGGCTGGCGCGCAGGTTTGCTGCGCTTCAGTGACGAGCCCTTGTACAGGGTTGTAAAAGAATTAAATCGTTACTCTGCCAAAAAAATCCTGATTGAAGATGTCGATATTATGGGATTAAAAATATACGCATCAGTGAAGGTTAATAAAATAAATTCAGCTCTGATGGATTTGGAAAGAGTCCTGCCAATTCACATTGAACACTACGTTGATCGGATTGTTCTTACGGGTGATAAAAATTCAGATCAAGAAGTAAAAAAATAAAAAAGTAGGGTTGTATTGGTCGGCGTCCGTTAAGGGTGTGGATCCAGAGTTTAGGGTCTAAAACTATTAAAACCTTAAGAGGTGGGGATTTATGTATAGTGGAAAAAGATATTCTCGGAATCGCCTGGTAATTGGAATTGCTTCGGCAATTGGAATGTTGGTTGCAGGTGGTCTTCACGCGGATACATTGGCGAAAAATGTTAGCGTAGATAAAGATTCTGCAGGCGCTGCACTTATGGAGTTGGCCAGGCAGACTGGCACTCAGATTGTCGTTCCGAGAGAGATAGGAAACGCTATTAAGCTGTCAATGGTGAAAGGCGAATACACTTTGTCTGAAGCGTTGGATATCATGCTGGAGGGTACTGGCTTAAGGTATGAATTTACTTCAGAAGATTCGGTATTGGTCTTACAAGATAGTGAAGTAGAATCATCTGCTGATAAAAGTAATAAAGAAGTTGAAGAGCTAGTTGTCACGGGCAGCCGAATCAAGCGAAACGCGAGCGAGATGAGTAGCCAGGTCATTGTCCTGAATCAAGCTGATATCAAGGCCACTGGCGAGCCAACCCTAGAGCGGGCGCTCAGGCAGCTACCACAAAATTTTAACGGTGCCACTGAAGTGGGCAGCACCTTGTCCGGCGCGACTTCAGTGAATGGCGCCCGCAATGTTTCCGGCGCCTCTACAATTAATCTGCGTGGTATGGGAAGCACTTCCTCATTGGTGCTGGTAGACGGCCACCGCATTGGCGCATCAGGTGTTTTGGGCGGAAGCTCCGATATCTCGGGTATCCCCGTCAGCGCCATTGAGCGAGTGGAAATCCTGTTGGACGGTGCATCGGCCATTTATGGCTCCGACGCGGTGGGTGGTGTGATTAACATTATCCTCAAGAAAGGCGAACCGGACTTCAATGTTGGTCTTAAATATGGCACGCCGAGTCAAGGTGGTTTTGAAGAATATTTCGTGGATGCAAGTGGGGGCTTCAGTTGGGCTAGTGGTCATTTGCGCGCTAACTTTCAGCACCACGAAAACACCAACCTGGATTCCGGTGAGCGCGAGACCAGGCTAGACCAGAACAATATTTTCAACGAGATTCCGCTACGCGTAGAGGGAGAGCGGACTATTATTGCCAGTCAGTTCGGTGCCTTTTTTGGGCCGTTGTTCTGGAATGTGGACGGTACGTTTGTAGACAACACTACCGGAAGAACGCCTCCAGTAGCCGGGGCAACGCCAGTGTACGCAGTCTATGTTCCGGAGGGAGCAGATCCAACTAACTTGCAGGCCAGTGACTTTTCTCCAGCAGACGCTGACATTCAACCGAATCCGGATTACGACAATGGACGAAGTCTGATTGCCCCGGCTAAAGAAGATACATTGATGGTTCTGTTTAGCCAGGAATTGGCTGGAGGCGTAAATCTCAGTGGTGACATTTACTACCGTACTAAAGAGACCTCACCCACTAATGGCGCGGTGCAGGCGACCATTCCATTCAGAACGAGCAGTGCCCCCCTGTATAGTCCGATCACGGGGCCCGGTCTGCGCTTTACTGTTGATGGTGTGCTGCCAGGTGTTCAGTCTGCCCACGAGTCAGAACAGGAAAACATTCGCACCAACTTCAGGTTGTCTGGTGACATTTCCGACAGCTGGAGTTGGTCTGCTAACGTGGAATACAGTCGTACAGACCTGGATACGCGATACGTCAATGCTTTGAACACTGCGAATCTGTTGGCGGCCGTCAGCAGTGCTGACCCGGATATTTACTTCAATCCCTTTGGCGCTATTTTCGGAGAAGGAAATTCACCAGAAGTCCTTGCCAGCATACTGGATGAAACCAAAGACGCCGGAAGTGTTAACCAGCATAAAGCGGTGGACTTTACCGCCCGAGGCAGTTTATACCATCTGCCTGCCGGAGATGTGCAAGTAGCTGTGGGCGCAAGCTGGCGGCAGGAAGATCTTCATACCTGGAGCGATATCGCCCATGCCGGCGGTGATGCGAATGGTACCATTGCGGACTTTGCCAGTACCTGGGATGCCAGTGGTAAGCGCGATGTGGAGTCGGCATTTGCTGAAATGAATCTGCCTGTTGTTGGCGGTGATAATGCTTTGCCAGGTGTCCGGCAGTTGTCACTGGAAGGTAAGGCCCGTTATGACTCCTACGACAATTTCAAGGGGCAGTCCACCTGGGGGCTTGGCCTGGTGTGGCAGCCTCATGACGATGTAACTATTCGTCTGAACAAAAACACCAGCTTTCTCGCGCCCACTCTTGCGCAGGGAGAAATCGACGAGATCACTGAAATTTCTACCGTAGCGGTACAATCGGGCTTTTTCGCACAATTTCAGCCAGCGGTGGTGACGCGCGGCGGCAACCCGGATCTGCTGCCCGAGCACTCCTTTTCCGAAACCGCGAGCATCGAGTACATGCCAACATGGCTGGAAGGGCTCTCGCTGCGCGCCGCTTGGCATGAAATTGACTACGTGAATCGCATCGTACCGTTCCCGGTGACCCGCATTGTGCCCGGAGTGACCGAGCTTGAGTACCCGGATAAAGTGTTTCAGGGGCCCCATCCGGCTGACCCCACACAGACTATCTGGTTCTTCGATGACCGGGCGGTCAACCTGGCGGCAGAGCGACAAACTGGCATTGATTATTTCGCCACCTACCATCTGGAGACAGACATCGGTGAGTTTGTTTTCCAGGCTAACCTCGCACATGTCAAATCCCACGAGCGGATAAGAAGTGCAGACGGCATGGCAGTTGACACTGCGGGAACTGTGGAGGCCGCTGATATTAATGGCCTGATTGCAATTCCAGAGTACCGCGCTACGGCACGGATCGGTTGGACCTATCAGGGATTGTCGGTAAATCTGGACGGCCAAACCCAGACAGAGACATGGATACGGCGGTTTTTCGAAAACAGCAGTGGTGAAAGAATGCTGCGAGAAAGCTATATGATCCAGGCGCCAACCAAAGTCGATCTATTCGTCAGTTACGATTTCGAGAGCGGTACTCTGTTCAAAGCTCCGAGCTGGCTGGAAGGTACTAATGTCTCCTTGACCGTTAATAACATCGGTAACAGCGGTGTCCGCTCACAGAGCCTGCAGCATGATGGCGAGTGGATCGGTTTTAACAGTAGCGCCAGTAACCCTCGAGGCAGAATGTTCTATCTGTCCATGGAGAAAAC is a window from the Porticoccaceae bacterium LTM1 genome containing:
- a CDS encoding FecR domain-containing protein, giving the protein MTRKADKLSSRQADQMVARLFSGEVSEEDIQRVESWRSANQENQQEFMDSLHLHARMEGLSNHPDICAIAAPIENDLASKSAKESRRWPRLSMVAGLLLIVTAGLNFLWSEFQSPHSNSSFQRYVTRVGEQKTIELKDGSLITLNTATRLLVEITDDQRQVILEWGEAFFDVASDPERPFIVNVDSRTVSVLGTQFNLMKEQDKFTLAVLEGEVAIHHKTEKPDTTSPLLAAEAGEAVKRHSSTQYRVKAGVVTEYQFDDNLISAHHPDNLEGYVGWRAGLLRFSDEPLYRVVKELNRYSAKKILIEDVDIMGLKIYASVKVNKINSALMDLERVLPIHIEHYVDRIVLTGDKNSDQEVKK
- a CDS encoding TonB-dependent receptor, with the translated sequence MYSGKRYSRNRLVIGIASAIGMLVAGGLHADTLAKNVSVDKDSAGAALMELARQTGTQIVVPREIGNAIKLSMVKGEYTLSEALDIMLEGTGLRYEFTSEDSVLVLQDSEVESSADKSNKEVEELVVTGSRIKRNASEMSSQVIVLNQADIKATGEPTLERALRQLPQNFNGATEVGSTLSGATSVNGARNVSGASTINLRGMGSTSSLVLVDGHRIGASGVLGGSSDISGIPVSAIERVEILLDGASAIYGSDAVGGVINIILKKGEPDFNVGLKYGTPSQGGFEEYFVDASGGFSWASGHLRANFQHHENTNLDSGERETRLDQNNIFNEIPLRVEGERTIIASQFGAFFGPLFWNVDGTFVDNTTGRTPPVAGATPVYAVYVPEGADPTNLQASDFSPADADIQPNPDYDNGRSLIAPAKEDTLMVLFSQELAGGVNLSGDIYYRTKETSPTNGAVQATIPFRTSSAPLYSPITGPGLRFTVDGVLPGVQSAHESEQENIRTNFRLSGDISDSWSWSANVEYSRTDLDTRYVNALNTANLLAAVSSADPDIYFNPFGAIFGEGNSPEVLASILDETKDAGSVNQHKAVDFTARGSLYHLPAGDVQVAVGASWRQEDLHTWSDIAHAGGDANGTIADFASTWDASGKRDVESAFAEMNLPVVGGDNALPGVRQLSLEGKARYDSYDNFKGQSTWGLGLVWQPHDDVTIRLNKNTSFLAPTLAQGEIDEITEISTVAVQSGFFAQFQPAVVTRGGNPDLLPEHSFSETASIEYMPTWLEGLSLRAAWHEIDYVNRIVPFPVTRIVPGVTELEYPDKVFQGPHPADPTQTIWFFDDRAVNLAAERQTGIDYFATYHLETDIGEFVFQANLAHVKSHERIRSADGMAVDTAGTVEAADINGLIAIPEYRATARIGWTYQGLSVNLDGQTQTETWIRRFFENSSGERMLRESYMIQAPTKVDLFVSYDFESGTLFKAPSWLEGTNVSLTVNNIGNSGVRSQSLQHDGEWIGFNSSASNPRGRMFYLSMEKTW